A genomic stretch from Setaria italica strain Yugu1 chromosome VII, Setaria_italica_v2.0, whole genome shotgun sequence includes:
- the LOC101781675 gene encoding myb-related protein Zm38 — MGRSPCCEKAHTNKGAWTKEEDQRLVAYIKAHGEGCWRSLPKAAGLLRCGKSCRLRWINYLRPDLKRGNFTEEEDDLIIKLHQILGNKWSLIAGRLPGRTDNEIKNYWNTHIKRKLLARGIDPQTHQPLSGAAANAPSSRLQDQLAAARSSCSPQTSGAGHSSDEDSASVPYLVGIDLNLSLSPPSQPPSPVAAVAN, encoded by the exons ATGGGGAGGTCGCCGTGCTGCGAGAAGGCGCACACGAACAAGGGCGCCTGGACCAAGGAGGAGGACCAGCGCCTCGTCGCCTACATCAAGGCCCACGGCGAAGGTTGCTGGAGGTCGCTCCCAAAGGCGGCGGGGCTGCTGCGCTGCGGCAAGAGCTGCCGGTTGCGGTGGATCAACTACCTGCGCCCCGACCTCAAGCGCGGCAACTTCaccgaggaagaagacgacctcatcatcaagctcCACCAGATCCTCGGAAACAA GTGGTCTCTGATCGCCGGGCGGCTGCCGGGTCGGAcggacaacgagatcaagaactactggaacaCGCACATCAAGCGCAAGCTCCTCGCACGCGGCATCGACCCGCAGACGCACCAGCCGCTcagtggcgccgccgccaacgcgCCAAGCAGCCGTCTCCAGGATcaactggcggcggcgcgctccagcTGCTCGCCGCAGACGAGCGGAGCGGGCCACAGCAGCGATGAAGACAGCGCGTCCGTGCCGTACCTCGTCGGCATCGATCTCAACCTGTCCTTAAGCCCTCCCAGCCAACCgccctcgccggtcgccgccgttgCCAACTAG